The following are encoded together in the Ralstonia insidiosa genome:
- a CDS encoding methyl-accepting chemotaxis protein, which yields MSNLSFRQKLWLPLVISLIALTLISVFNAYQAREIRIEERKNNLVSVTTMAMNLVKQYDDLAKSGALTKEEAQKQALDRFKALRYDKDGYFTINNSNYVVVQHPIKSEFNGKDQTGFKDAQGNAVYVGLTNAAKDPKGGFTSYVWPKVGGTEPVPKTAFAMRYEPWDWVFSTGVYMDDINAAFMTSLYQTGGLLALVAALLVLLGSVANRSLQRTLGGDPSYAADVANRIAGGDLTVEINTRPDDQHSLLYAMGRMRGALVQTIGRIKGASDTIGTATREIASGNLDLSSRTEQQASSLEETASAMEELMSTVQQNADNAQQANQLAVSASDVAVRGGEVVTRVVETMGSINASSRKIVDIIGVIDGIAFQTNILALNAAVEAARAGEQGRGFAVVAGEVRSLAQRSAAAAKEIKALIDDSVNNVDAGSALVEEAGTTMREIVASVKRVTDIVGEISSASQEQRSGIEEVSHAVTQLDDATQQNAALVEEAAAAAQSLEEQAVSLTQVVAQFRLDAHALRAPAMVAKVEPTIAHVSLVAPVALKAEAPRREPAKPSTEAAKPKLTPRKAPLLRKSADKPVDKPVVAAPVAVPASLTKPKPLVAAGDDADWETF from the coding sequence ATGAGCAATCTCAGCTTCCGCCAAAAGCTTTGGCTGCCGCTGGTCATCAGCCTGATCGCGCTGACCTTGATCTCGGTGTTCAACGCCTATCAGGCGCGTGAGATCCGCATCGAGGAACGCAAGAACAACCTCGTCAGCGTGACCACCATGGCGATGAATCTGGTCAAGCAGTACGACGACCTGGCCAAGAGCGGCGCGCTGACCAAGGAAGAAGCGCAGAAGCAGGCGCTGGACCGCTTCAAGGCGCTGCGCTACGACAAGGACGGCTACTTCACCATCAACAACTCGAACTATGTGGTGGTGCAGCACCCGATCAAGTCAGAGTTCAACGGCAAGGATCAAACCGGTTTCAAGGATGCGCAGGGCAACGCGGTCTACGTTGGCCTGACCAACGCTGCGAAGGACCCGAAGGGCGGCTTCACCAGCTATGTGTGGCCGAAAGTCGGCGGTACGGAGCCGGTACCCAAGACCGCCTTCGCCATGCGCTACGAGCCGTGGGACTGGGTGTTTTCGACCGGCGTCTACATGGACGACATCAACGCCGCGTTCATGACCTCGCTGTACCAGACCGGTGGCCTGCTGGCGCTGGTCGCGGCATTGCTGGTCTTGCTGGGCAGCGTGGCCAACCGCAGCCTGCAGCGCACGCTGGGCGGCGACCCGTCTTACGCGGCAGACGTGGCCAACCGCATTGCCGGCGGTGACCTGACCGTGGAGATCAACACCCGCCCTGACGACCAACACAGCCTGCTCTACGCCATGGGCCGCATGCGCGGTGCGCTGGTGCAGACCATCGGCCGCATCAAGGGCGCATCGGACACCATCGGCACGGCCACGCGCGAAATCGCCAGCGGCAACCTGGATCTGTCTTCCCGCACCGAGCAGCAGGCCAGCTCGTTGGAAGAGACGGCGTCGGCCATGGAAGAGCTGATGTCGACCGTGCAGCAGAACGCCGACAACGCGCAGCAGGCCAACCAGCTTGCCGTGTCCGCGTCTGACGTTGCTGTGCGCGGCGGCGAGGTGGTGACGCGCGTGGTGGAGACGATGGGCTCGATCAACGCCTCGTCGCGCAAGATCGTCGACATCATCGGCGTGATTGACGGCATTGCTTTCCAGACCAACATCCTCGCGCTCAATGCCGCTGTGGAAGCCGCGCGCGCAGGTGAGCAGGGCCGTGGGTTTGCGGTCGTGGCAGGTGAGGTGCGCAGCCTCGCGCAACGCAGCGCGGCAGCGGCCAAGGAGATCAAGGCGTTGATCGACGATTCCGTCAACAACGTGGATGCAGGCAGTGCGCTGGTGGAAGAAGCCGGCACGACCATGCGCGAAATCGTTGCGAGCGTGAAGCGTGTGACCGACATCGTGGGCGAGATTTCCTCTGCGAGCCAGGAGCAGCGCTCGGGCATTGAAGAAGTGAGCCATGCCGTCACGCAGCTTGACGATGCTACGCAGCAGAACGCCGCGCTGGTGGAAGAGGCGGCCGCTGCCGCCCAATCATTGGAAGAGCAGGCGGTGAGCCTGACGCAGGTGGTGGCGCAGTTCCGCCTCGATGCCCATGCACTGCGTGCGCCTGCGATGGTTGCCAAGGTTGAGCCAACCATTGCACACGTCTCGCTGGTAGCGCCGGTAGCGCTCAAGGCCGAAGCCCCGCGCCGCGAACCTGCCAAGCCGAGTACTGAAGCCGCCAAGCCCAAGCTGACGCCACGCAAGGCACCGCTGCTGCGCAAATCGGCTGACAAGCCAGTCGACAAACCGGTGGTTGCAGCGCCGGTTGCCGTGCCCGCCAGCCTGACGAAACCCAAGCCTCTGGTGGCCGCCGGCGACGATGCCGACTGGGAAACCTTTTAA
- a CDS encoding LysR family transcriptional regulator produces MKTTLEELLAFRTVVDTGSVTAAAEQLGQTVSGVSRALRRLEEKLETTLLSRTTRRLSLTDEGTVFLAQARQILSAVDEAEEQIALRRQQPAGRLRVNAAMPFMLHVIAPLVPDFRAQYPQIELELNTNDLIIDLLEEDTDVAIRIGTLRDSTLRARLLGTRRLRVLASPAYLKAHGRPRSVDDLRQHTLLGFAQPESLNQWPLRGPHGDHFRIEPALKASSGETLRQLALQGAGIVCLADFMTAEDRRTGDLVQVLPDATVEVLQPIHAVYYRNTQLASRIACFLDVLEARLAS; encoded by the coding sequence ATGAAAACCACGCTCGAAGAACTGCTCGCCTTCCGCACGGTGGTGGATACCGGCTCCGTGACGGCTGCTGCCGAGCAGCTCGGCCAGACCGTCTCGGGCGTGAGCCGTGCGTTGCGCCGACTGGAAGAAAAGCTGGAGACCACGCTGCTGTCGCGCACCACGCGCCGTCTGTCGCTGACCGACGAAGGCACGGTGTTTCTGGCGCAGGCGCGGCAGATCCTGTCTGCCGTGGATGAAGCCGAGGAGCAGATCGCCCTGCGCCGCCAGCAACCCGCCGGGCGCCTGCGGGTCAACGCCGCCATGCCGTTCATGCTGCACGTGATCGCGCCGTTGGTGCCCGACTTTCGCGCCCAGTATCCTCAGATCGAACTGGAGCTGAACACCAACGATCTGATCATCGACCTGTTGGAAGAAGATACCGACGTGGCCATCCGCATCGGCACGCTGCGTGATTCCACGCTGCGCGCGCGGCTGCTTGGCACACGCCGGCTGCGCGTGCTGGCAAGCCCCGCCTATCTCAAGGCACATGGCCGGCCACGCTCGGTGGACGATTTGCGCCAACACACGCTGCTCGGGTTCGCGCAGCCGGAATCGCTCAACCAGTGGCCCCTGCGCGGCCCGCACGGCGATCATTTCCGCATCGAGCCCGCGCTCAAGGCATCCAGCGGTGAGACCCTACGCCAGCTTGCCCTGCAAGGCGCCGGCATCGTCTGCCTGGCCGACTTCATGACCGCCGAAGACCGCCGCACAGGTGATCTCGTACAAGTTCTGCCGGATGCCACTGTTGAGGTGCTGCAACCCATTCACGCGGTCTACTACCGAAACACACAACTAGCCTCACGGATTGCGTGCTTTCTGGATGTTCTGGAAGCGCGACTGGCCTCCTGA
- a CDS encoding GNAT family N-acetyltransferase has product MTSAHVLIRPEAPADTASIEVVTIAAFRDAEHTSHNEQDIVRALREAGALTVSLVAERDGAVVGHVAISPVLVADGTSGWFGLGPISVLQAEQGCGIGAGLTRAALDQLRTLGAAGCVVLGDPAYYGRFGFRAEPSLVFPGVPAEYFQALTFRGTLPNGIVTYHPGFYA; this is encoded by the coding sequence ATGACGTCTGCACACGTGCTGATTCGCCCCGAAGCCCCCGCCGACACGGCCTCCATTGAAGTCGTCACCATCGCCGCTTTTCGTGATGCGGAGCACACAAGCCACAACGAGCAGGACATCGTCCGCGCGTTGCGCGAGGCAGGTGCACTCACCGTTTCGCTGGTTGCCGAGCGCGATGGTGCGGTGGTCGGACACGTCGCCATTTCACCGGTATTGGTTGCCGATGGCACGTCCGGCTGGTTTGGGCTCGGGCCGATTTCCGTACTGCAAGCTGAGCAAGGCTGCGGCATCGGCGCGGGCCTGACGCGCGCCGCGCTGGACCAATTGCGCACGCTGGGCGCGGCGGGCTGCGTCGTGCTCGGTGATCCGGCCTACTACGGCCGCTTCGGCTTTCGTGCAGAACCTTCGCTCGTGTTTCCGGGGGTGCCGGCAGAGTACTTCCAGGCCCTGACCTTCCGGGGCACGCTGCCCAACGGCATAGTCACCTACCACCCTGGGTTTTACGCATAA
- the mutS gene encoding DNA mismatch repair protein MutS, with protein MAEHSAPALEIDPKYGPFDKHTPMMQQYLRLKSGHPHTLVFYRMGDFYELFFEDAEKASRLLDITLTARGSSNGHPIRMAGIPFHAAEQYLAKLVKLGESVAICEQIGDPATTKGPVERKVVRVVTPGTLTDAALLSDKVNNHLLAIAHLPGKRGAAPLIGLAWLNLVGGELRLMECSPDQLDRELERIRPAEVLADDATLNAITFDVARTRLPDWHFDVEAGARRLREQLGVASLVAFGADTLTAALAAAGALLNYAAATQGQSLRHVIGLTVEHESEFIGLDTATRRNLELTETLRGQESPTLFSLLDTCATSMGSRLLRHWLHHPLRDRAIPQARQQAIEVLLGSDWQTLRATLRTLSDVERITGRLALLSARPRDLSSLRDTLARLPEIREELPKDDNASDAAPLLAELYAALTLPEDAHALLQRAVMAEPAAMVRDGGVIARGYDADLDELRDISENCGQFLVDLEARERERTGIANLRVEYNRVHGFYIEVTNGQAAKVPDDYRRRQTLKNAERYITPELKAFEDKALSAQDRALSREKLLYEELLQKLLPHLAEFKRIAAALAQADVLATLAERAHALSWSRPTLTDAPGIELTRARHPVVEQQVEQFVANDCVLQEARKLLLITGPNMGGKSTFMRQTALVVLLAYVGAFVPAEAATIGPIDRIFTRIGAADDLAGGRSTFMVEMTEAAAILHRATANSLVLMDEIGRGTSTFDGLALAWAIARHLLSHNRSHTLFATHYFELTQLPQEFAQAANVHLSAVEHGDGIVFLHAVQEGPASQSYGLQVAQLAGVPQPVIRAARKRLAWLEQHSADTGATPQLDLFALAADTPIADEDEDEAPAEAANSALAEALAGIDPDDMTPREALDALYRLKALSTPSA; from the coding sequence ATGGCTGAACACTCCGCTCCGGCTCTGGAGATCGACCCGAAATACGGCCCCTTCGACAAGCACACCCCGATGATGCAGCAATACCTGCGGCTCAAATCGGGGCATCCGCACACGCTTGTCTTCTATCGCATGGGCGATTTCTACGAGCTCTTCTTTGAAGACGCCGAGAAAGCCTCCCGCCTGCTCGACATCACGCTCACCGCGCGCGGCAGCTCCAACGGGCACCCGATCCGCATGGCGGGCATTCCGTTCCACGCCGCCGAGCAATACCTCGCCAAGCTGGTCAAGCTGGGGGAATCGGTCGCCATCTGCGAGCAGATCGGGGACCCGGCCACCACCAAGGGCCCAGTCGAACGCAAGGTCGTGCGCGTGGTCACGCCCGGCACGCTCACCGATGCGGCGCTGCTCTCCGACAAGGTCAACAACCACCTGCTGGCCATCGCACACCTGCCGGGCAAGCGCGGTGCAGCCCCGCTGATCGGCCTGGCGTGGCTCAACCTTGTCGGCGGTGAGCTGCGCTTGATGGAGTGCAGCCCCGACCAGCTCGACCGCGAACTCGAACGCATCCGTCCCGCCGAAGTGCTGGCCGATGATGCGACGCTCAACGCCATCACTTTCGACGTCGCCCGCACACGCCTGCCCGACTGGCATTTCGACGTGGAAGCCGGCGCACGCCGCCTGCGCGAGCAACTGGGCGTCGCAAGCCTCGTCGCCTTCGGCGCGGACACGTTGACGGCGGCACTGGCCGCCGCCGGCGCATTGCTGAACTACGCGGCGGCCACGCAGGGCCAATCGCTGCGGCACGTGATCGGCCTGACCGTCGAACACGAAAGCGAATTCATCGGCCTGGACACCGCCACGCGCCGCAATCTGGAACTGACGGAAACACTGCGCGGGCAGGAATCGCCCACGCTGTTCTCGCTGCTCGACACCTGCGCCACCAGCATGGGCAGCCGCCTGCTGCGTCACTGGCTGCATCACCCGCTGCGTGACCGTGCGATTCCGCAGGCGCGTCAGCAGGCCATCGAGGTGCTGCTCGGCAGCGATTGGCAGACGCTGCGCGCGACGCTGCGCACGCTATCCGATGTGGAACGCATTACCGGGCGGCTCGCGCTGTTGAGCGCCCGCCCGCGCGATCTCTCTTCACTGCGCGACACGCTTGCACGCCTGCCCGAGATCCGCGAAGAGCTGCCCAAAGACGACAATGCGAGCGATGCCGCCCCGTTGCTGGCCGAGCTGTACGCCGCGCTCACGCTGCCCGAAGATGCCCACGCCCTGCTCCAGCGCGCCGTGATGGCCGAACCGGCGGCGATGGTGCGCGACGGCGGCGTCATTGCCCGCGGCTACGATGCCGATCTCGATGAGTTGCGCGACATCTCCGAAAACTGCGGCCAGTTCCTCGTCGACCTGGAAGCACGCGAGCGCGAACGCACCGGCATCGCCAACCTGCGTGTCGAGTACAACCGCGTGCACGGCTTCTACATCGAAGTCACCAACGGCCAGGCCGCCAAGGTGCCCGATGATTACCGTCGCCGCCAGACGCTCAAGAACGCCGAGCGCTACATCACGCCCGAGCTGAAGGCGTTTGAGGACAAGGCGCTCTCTGCGCAGGACCGCGCTCTGTCGCGTGAAAAACTTCTCTACGAAGAGTTGCTGCAGAAGCTGCTGCCACATCTGGCCGAGTTCAAGCGCATCGCCGCCGCGCTGGCGCAGGCCGACGTGCTGGCCACGCTGGCCGAGCGCGCGCATGCGCTGTCATGGTCGCGCCCGACGTTGACGGATGCCCCCGGCATCGAGCTGACGCGTGCGCGCCATCCGGTGGTCGAACAGCAAGTCGAACAGTTCGTCGCCAACGACTGCGTACTCCAAGAAGCACGCAAGCTGCTGCTCATCACCGGCCCGAACATGGGCGGTAAATCGACCTTCATGCGGCAGACCGCGCTGGTCGTGCTGCTCGCCTATGTTGGCGCCTTCGTGCCTGCCGAGGCCGCCACCATCGGCCCGATCGACCGCATCTTCACGCGTATCGGCGCAGCAGACGATCTGGCGGGCGGCCGCTCGACCTTTATGGTCGAGATGACCGAAGCCGCTGCCATCCTGCACCGCGCCACCGCCAACAGCCTGGTGCTGATGGACGAGATCGGGCGTGGCACGAGCACGTTCGATGGTCTGGCGCTTGCCTGGGCGATTGCACGCCACCTGCTCTCGCACAACCGCAGCCACACGCTGTTCGCCACGCACTATTTCGAGCTGACGCAACTGCCACAGGAATTCGCGCAGGCCGCCAACGTACACCTCTCGGCCGTGGAGCATGGCGATGGCATCGTCTTCCTGCACGCTGTGCAGGAAGGCCCGGCCAGCCAAAGCTATGGCCTGCAGGTCGCGCAACTGGCAGGCGTACCGCAGCCGGTCATCCGCGCCGCGCGCAAGCGGCTGGCATGGCTGGAGCAGCATTCCGCCGACACTGGCGCCACACCACAACTCGATCTGTTTGCGCTCGCCGCCGATACGCCCATCGCTGATGAAGATGAGGACGAAGCACCAGCGGAGGCGGCCAACAGCGCGCTGGCCGAGGCCCTGGCAGGCATCGATCCCGACGACATGACGCCGCGTGAAGCGCTCGACGCGCTGTACCGGCTCAAGGCGCTGTCCACCCCATCTGCCTGA
- a CDS encoding metallophosphoesterase family protein gives MPRPGSISRTLKGIAIVLAMLVPAAGMAATSAPKDPKPAAPSSFTFAIIGNVPERADEEAPARTLLDAIDAEHPAFVVHLGNLKGRDESCADTLLEARHDLLNSLSAPLIYIPGDHDWSDCQRPAAGRFDPIERLLRLRELFYPDDNTLGQRAMTIMRQSDQAKFRSYRENTRWETDGVLFVTLNVPGDNNNYKTAGGRNGEYEDRLEANRQWLARAFGVARQRKAPGVVIMMQADPLFEDGWERRRAPNLLDGLLRRRPHDGYLALKRQLRTLTRDYDGAVLLIHGASQTFLLDRPLKDEDGRPDPHVMRARTYGSPTLDQWLEVSVTPGRTPLFHVRGRRIASEPPPEAVPTPVQSIPAQ, from the coding sequence ATGCCCCGGCCCGGCTCGATTTCGCGCACGCTCAAAGGCATCGCCATCGTGTTGGCGATGCTGGTGCCGGCTGCCGGAATGGCAGCCACGTCCGCGCCCAAGGATCCCAAGCCGGCCGCCCCGTCCAGCTTCACCTTCGCGATCATCGGCAACGTGCCTGAACGCGCTGATGAGGAAGCTCCAGCGCGCACGCTGCTCGACGCCATCGATGCCGAACACCCGGCCTTTGTCGTCCACCTGGGCAACCTGAAGGGCCGCGATGAGTCCTGCGCCGACACCCTGCTCGAAGCACGCCACGATCTGCTCAACAGCCTGAGCGCACCGCTCATCTACATACCCGGTGACCACGATTGGAGCGACTGCCAGCGCCCCGCTGCCGGCCGCTTCGACCCGATCGAACGCCTGCTGCGCCTGCGCGAGTTGTTCTACCCCGACGACAACACGCTCGGTCAGCGCGCCATGACGATCATGCGCCAGTCCGATCAGGCCAAGTTCCGCAGCTACCGCGAGAACACGCGCTGGGAAACGGACGGCGTGCTGTTCGTCACCCTCAACGTGCCCGGCGACAACAACAACTACAAGACCGCGGGTGGGCGCAACGGTGAATATGAAGACCGCCTCGAAGCCAATCGCCAGTGGCTGGCGCGCGCCTTCGGCGTGGCCCGCCAGCGCAAGGCGCCTGGCGTGGTCATCATGATGCAAGCTGACCCGCTGTTTGAAGATGGCTGGGAGCGGCGTCGCGCGCCAAACCTGCTCGACGGTCTGCTGCGCCGCCGCCCGCACGACGGCTATCTGGCACTCAAGCGCCAGTTGCGCACGCTCACGCGTGACTACGATGGCGCCGTCCTGCTCATCCACGGTGCCAGCCAGACCTTCCTGCTCGATCGTCCGCTCAAGGATGAAGACGGCCGCCCGGACCCGCATGTCATGCGTGCCCGCACGTATGGCTCGCCCACGCTCGATCAATGGCTGGAAGTGTCAGTCACGCCGGGCCGCACGCCATTGTTTCACGTGCGGGGTCGCCGCATCGCCAGCGAACCGCCGCCGGAGGCGGTTCCCACACCCGTACAGTCCATACCCGCGCAATAA
- a CDS encoding FKBP-type peptidyl-prolyl cis-trans isomerase, with product MKIAKNTVVSVAYKLSDAQGNVIEESDEPMVYLHGGYDGTFPKIEEALDGQEQGFETKLQLEPDDAFGDYDQELIKIEPRDRFPEPLEVGMQFEGVPEDGDEEDAVVYTVTDVAEDKVVLDGNHPLAGMALRFELKVTDVREATAEEIEHGHVHGETGLEVVDEDEDDDKPHTLH from the coding sequence TTGAAAATCGCGAAGAATACGGTGGTGTCGGTGGCTTACAAACTGTCCGACGCGCAGGGCAACGTCATCGAGGAATCCGATGAGCCGATGGTGTACTTGCACGGCGGCTATGATGGCACGTTCCCCAAGATCGAGGAAGCGCTGGACGGCCAGGAGCAAGGCTTTGAGACCAAGCTGCAGCTGGAACCGGACGACGCTTTTGGCGACTACGATCAGGAGCTGATCAAGATCGAGCCGCGTGACCGTTTTCCGGAGCCGCTCGAAGTCGGCATGCAGTTCGAGGGCGTGCCTGAAGACGGTGACGAGGAAGACGCCGTCGTCTACACCGTTACGGACGTGGCGGAAGACAAGGTTGTGCTGGATGGCAATCACCCGCTGGCTGGCATGGCGCTGCGCTTCGAGCTGAAGGTGACGGACGTGCGTGAAGCCACTGCCGAAGAGATCGAGCACGGCCACGTGCACGGCGAAACCGGCCTCGAAGTGGTCGACGAGGATGAAGACGACGACAAGCCGCACACGCTGCACTGA
- a CDS encoding cupin domain-containing protein — MNEVPLYAADGGVQGSDQTALPAGRPAQLLGGLSPRDFMRTHWQKKPLLIRQALSPDEMRALHFPLSPERVLALAQRPDVESRLIAQSRGRWSFTQGPFDERPLPSRKTRNWSVLVQGANLVEPAVEALMQRFRFIPDARLDDVMISFATDGGGVGPHFDSYDVFLLQAHGKRRWRISAQDDLTLVPDLPLKILANFQPEEEFVLEPGDMLYLPPHYAHDGVAEGDCMTYSIGFRSPSYRELAGHFLGFLSQTLEDDPNFEGRYTDPEQKPTEHPGELPVAMVKALTQKLNALRWTPELVGEFLGAYLTEPKDHIDFITQPRLPLARFTARARKEGVVLDARTQALYSSQHFWINGDTFEPPGTLLAWLSALSDRRSASGASVDAVADLPDLMDTLHAWYEEGWLRLAGPGTR; from the coding sequence ATGAACGAAGTCCCATTATACGCTGCCGATGGCGGCGTCCAAGGCAGCGACCAAACTGCCCTTCCGGCGGGACGTCCGGCACAGCTGCTGGGCGGTCTGTCACCACGCGATTTCATGCGCACACACTGGCAAAAGAAGCCTCTGCTGATCCGCCAGGCGCTCTCCCCTGATGAGATGCGTGCGCTGCACTTTCCATTGTCACCCGAACGGGTGCTGGCGCTGGCGCAACGTCCGGACGTGGAATCCCGGCTGATCGCCCAATCGCGCGGGCGCTGGTCGTTCACGCAAGGCCCGTTTGACGAGCGGCCCCTGCCCTCACGCAAGACGCGCAACTGGTCCGTGCTTGTGCAGGGTGCGAACCTCGTGGAACCGGCGGTTGAAGCGCTGATGCAGCGTTTCCGCTTCATCCCCGACGCGCGGCTCGACGACGTGATGATCAGTTTCGCCACCGACGGCGGCGGTGTCGGCCCGCATTTCGATTCGTACGACGTGTTCCTGCTGCAAGCCCACGGCAAACGCCGTTGGCGCATTTCGGCGCAGGACGATCTCACGCTCGTGCCGGACCTGCCACTCAAGATCCTCGCCAACTTCCAGCCTGAAGAAGAATTTGTGCTGGAGCCCGGCGACATGCTGTACCTGCCCCCACACTACGCGCACGACGGTGTGGCCGAGGGCGACTGCATGACGTATTCGATCGGCTTCCGCTCCCCGTCGTACCGCGAACTGGCCGGCCACTTCCTCGGCTTCCTCTCTCAAACGCTCGAAGACGATCCCAACTTTGAAGGCCGCTACACCGATCCCGAGCAGAAGCCCACGGAGCACCCCGGCGAACTGCCTGTCGCCATGGTCAAGGCGCTCACGCAGAAACTCAACGCGCTGCGCTGGACACCCGAGCTCGTCGGCGAATTCCTCGGCGCCTACCTGACCGAGCCGAAAGACCATATCGACTTCATCACCCAGCCGCGCTTACCGCTCGCGCGCTTCACTGCCCGAGCACGCAAGGAAGGCGTTGTACTGGACGCGCGCACGCAAGCGCTCTACAGCAGTCAGCACTTCTGGATCAACGGCGACACATTTGAGCCGCCGGGTACGCTGCTTGCGTGGCTATCTGCGTTATCTGACCGACGCAGCGCCAGCGGAGCGTCCGTCGATGCAGTCGCCGATCTGCCAGACCTGATGGATACGCTGCATGCTTGGTATGAAGAAGGTTGGCTACGTCTGGCAGGACCTGGGACGCGCTGA
- a CDS encoding MBL fold metallo-hydrolase, translating to MTLRFASLGSGSEGNALLVESTDGTTSTRILLDCGFGIRETVRRLERLGCAPESLNAILVTHEHGDHVGSAYAVAAKYNIPVWTSHGTYRATVNLRGADRAAVRFCRADDVFSIGDLQILPYTVPHDAREPLQFVFNDGARCLGVLTDAGMSTEYLCAHLENMHALVLECNHDREMLANSAYPWSLKQRIGGDFGHLANDIASGILTRVRHAALQTVVAAHLSKQNNTPLLAGQAIAVALGIDASDVPIADQEEGLPWCTV from the coding sequence ATGACACTGAGATTCGCCAGCCTTGGCAGCGGCAGTGAAGGGAATGCGCTGCTTGTCGAGTCCACGGATGGAACGACGAGCACGCGCATCCTGCTCGACTGCGGATTCGGTATCCGCGAAACCGTGCGCCGGCTCGAACGCCTTGGCTGTGCGCCGGAATCCCTCAACGCCATCCTCGTTACGCACGAGCATGGTGATCATGTTGGTAGCGCCTACGCGGTTGCTGCCAAATACAACATCCCCGTCTGGACCAGCCACGGCACGTATCGCGCCACCGTGAACTTGCGCGGTGCCGATCGAGCCGCCGTGCGCTTTTGCCGCGCAGACGACGTGTTCAGCATTGGTGATCTACAGATCCTGCCGTACACCGTGCCCCACGATGCGCGTGAGCCGTTGCAGTTCGTCTTCAATGATGGTGCGCGCTGCCTTGGTGTCCTGACGGACGCCGGCATGTCGACTGAATACCTGTGTGCGCATTTGGAAAACATGCACGCGCTCGTACTGGAGTGCAATCATGACCGCGAGATGCTGGCCAACTCGGCGTATCCATGGTCATTGAAGCAGCGTATCGGCGGCGATTTTGGTCATTTGGCCAATGACATCGCCAGTGGAATTCTCACGCGCGTAAGGCATGCCGCCCTGCAGACCGTGGTAGCTGCGCATTTGTCCAAACAGAACAACACGCCCCTGTTGGCGGGTCAGGCGATTGCTGTGGCGCTGGGCATTGATGCCAGCGATGTACCAATCGCCGATCAGGAAGAGGGGCTGCCTTGGTGCACGGTCTAG
- the bamC gene encoding outer membrane protein assembly factor BamC, translating to MKLLQTRRGAVATSAQLLLAALSVAMISGCDTVNEVMQPDRIDYKSQAKKGPTLEIPPDLTSVQADRRYAAPDTGTTTLSAYTSTAPKVTTPGSGPDTVLPAVSDMRIERDGNQRWLVVKTTPDALWPSLRTFWQELGFLLVIDSPETGIMETDWAENRAKIPQDIIRRTVGKVFDGLYSTGERDKFRTRIEKGPNGTVEVYISHRGAQEQLVGSSKDQTVWTPRPADPELEAEFLSRLMQRLGASKEAAQQKLAQTQAAHPVEEGAKATEGVQAARAAGPSLLAQANGQPVLNVPEPFDRAWRTVGLALDRVNFTVDDRDRSQGVYFVRYADTKAEANAPGFFSRLFSGTKIEDLKRAKRYRVVVKDGGASSTVLVQNDDGSAQTGDIGKRILSLLDEQLR from the coding sequence ATGAAACTGCTCCAAACCCGTCGCGGGGCTGTGGCGACGTCCGCTCAACTGTTGCTGGCCGCGTTGTCGGTTGCCATGATTTCCGGTTGCGATACCGTTAATGAGGTGATGCAGCCCGACCGCATCGACTACAAGTCGCAGGCCAAGAAGGGCCCGACGCTGGAAATCCCGCCTGATCTGACCAGCGTCCAGGCTGACCGCCGTTATGCTGCACCGGACACGGGCACGACCACGCTGTCGGCCTATACGTCGACGGCCCCCAAGGTCACGACGCCCGGTTCGGGTCCGGACACTGTGCTGCCTGCCGTGTCGGACATGCGCATTGAGCGTGACGGCAATCAGCGCTGGCTGGTCGTGAAGACCACGCCGGATGCCCTGTGGCCGAGCCTGCGCACGTTCTGGCAAGAACTCGGCTTCCTGCTGGTGATCGACTCGCCTGAGACCGGCATCATGGAAACCGACTGGGCCGAAAACCGCGCGAAGATTCCGCAGGACATCATCCGCCGTACGGTCGGCAAGGTGTTCGACGGTCTGTATTCGACCGGCGAGCGCGACAAGTTCCGCACCCGTATCGAGAAGGGCCCGAACGGCACGGTCGAGGTGTACATCTCGCACCGCGGCGCGCAAGAACAGCTGGTTGGCTCGTCCAAGGATCAGACTGTGTGGACACCGCGTCCGGCAGATCCGGAGCTGGAAGCCGAATTCCTCTCGCGCCTGATGCAGCGTCTGGGTGCCAGCAAGGAAGCTGCGCAGCAGAAGCTCGCACAGACGCAGGCCGCGCATCCGGTGGAAGAGGGCGCGAAGGCAACCGAGGGCGTGCAGGCTGCACGTGCTGCGGGGCCGTCGCTGCTGGCGCAAGCCAATGGACAACCGGTGCTGAACGTGCCGGAACCGTTCGATCGCGCCTGGCGCACCGTGGGCCTGGCACTGGATCGCGTGAACTTCACTGTGGATGACCGCGACCGCTCGCAAGGCGTGTACTTCGTCCGCTATGCCGACACCAAGGCTGAAGCGAACGCGCCGGGCTTCTTCTCGCGCCTGTTCTCGGGCACGAAGATCGAAGACCTGAAGCGTGCCAAGCGCTATCGCGTGGTGGTCAAGGACGGCGGTGCCTCGTCGACCGTGCTGGTGCAGAACGACGATGGCTCGGCGCAGACCGGCGACATCGGCAAGCGCATTCTGTCGCTGCTCGACGAGCAACTGCGGTAA